The following are from one region of the Trichoderma breve strain T069 chromosome 5, whole genome shotgun sequence genome:
- a CDS encoding fes/CIP4, and EFC/F-BAR homology domain-containing protein: MDETPRTEYPAMLAHLQPGQAVQTLNDRMKRINKINLEIADWLQERRRVEEQYVLGMRKLAQFKSPNAQSELGVFQLPWSRIIESVERIAQSHQLFADRLGNDVEQPLRGFPQRQDVQNMTNISNNLTVMARELDDARDKSDKLTKKGGKASTQKVDAASSKLESATQQWESQSPFIFETLQVLDESRVNLLRDLLTQFQTHESDRAQRDSDISVETLAMMLEISTEREVQSFVQKVTAGKAQLPPSRTATRRSTTHMSQNSAASQPSVPSTPNTSQPPQEDDASEHNSVPNSEAKPESKLRRLGTMFGGRRRQSVHAGFGSLSPQKTPGPTFGRLGSSHGRGVSPMTSSSNLHENNRLSILPEMPDQARRPQSSSDAMHRDRGEEGGPSTNGNTNGFAAGESLLDTQAPDMPSSSATNGNVNVEQQQQQFQQQQQQPEAAAVNPPPSQQSQQEPVSPTSKDEEGFTIRAPMNDPISEAQREAAADENDQLFKLNIQNKPIEEEDPEAAQAALSSVANTLKMGSINRRSMTVRGRRDVRNTIYAPVLNFPESYSDNAIPAMPAIPSSPPRPPSSRPAAVAALASEASAASDTQSVRSGNSLGSAHPKHPELTAPGLNASIIETVSVLFEGGVLKSTSVAGEIAFANNPTADADSAKTHETIRINNFANLERIGPNRIFVHNASPDQPDQFALDLSHISKTATAFSYRVFADESETPSLGQHAPLLINPAWKPQGDKLGLLLQYQLNPECKWTAPVTLHNVVFVVSYEGRATGAQTKPSGTHLKDKHLVYWRLGDVTLTEVTQKIVCRIVGADGVEPQPGHVEARLEAVPSKDAVESDPFADENPASSNPSLVEPTWVDVPVTRKLVSGKYEGK, from the exons ATGGACGAAACGCCGAGGACAGAGTATCCGGCCATGCTG GCTCATCTGCAGCCCGGCCAGGCCGTGCAGACGCTCAACGACCGCATGAAGcgcatcaacaagatcaaTCTCGAGATTGCCGACTGGCTTCAG GAGCGCCGTCGCGTCGAGGAGCAGTATGTCTTGGGAATGCGCAAGCTGGCCCAGTTCAAATCTCCTAATGCGCAGTCGGAACTGGG TGTTTTCCAGCTTCCGTGGTCCCGAATCATTGAGTCCGTCGAACGCATCGCCCAGTCGCACCAGCTCTTCGCCGATCGCCTCGGCAATGATGTCGAGCAGCCCCTCCGAGGCTTTCCCCAGCGCCAGGACGTCCAGAACATGACAAACATCTCCAACAACCTGACTGTCATGGCCAGGGAGCTCGACGACGCGCGGGACAAGTCCGACAAGCTCACCaagaagggcggcaaggccaGCACGCAAAAGGTCGACGCCGCGTCATCCAAGCTCGAGTCGGCCACCCAGCAGTGGGAATCGCAGTCGCccttcatctttgagacCCTGCAGGTCCTCGACGAGTCGCGCGTCAACCTGCTGCGCGACCTGCTGACGCAATTCCAAACCCACGAGTCCGACCGGGCCCAGCGAGACTCCGACATATCCGTTGAAACGCTGGCAATGATGCTCGAGATTAGCACTGAGAGGGAGGTGCAGAGCTTTGTGCAAAAAGTGACAGCCGGCAAGGCCCAGCTGCCGCCGTCTAGGACGGCCACAAGACGCTCAACAACCCACATGTCGCAGAATTCCGCTGCCAGCCAGCCGAGCGTTCCATCGACCCCGAATACCTCTCAGCCGCCACAAGAGGACGACGCTAGCGAGCACAATTCGGTGCCCAACAGTGAGGCCAAGCCTG AGTCCAAGCTGCGAAGGTTAGGCACCATGTTTGGTGGCCGCCGACGCCAGAGCGTCCACGCAGGATTcggctctctctccccccaGAAGACGCCCGGGCCTACCTTTGGACGACTCGGTagcagccatggccgcgGCGTCTCTCCAATGACATCCTCGAGCAACCTCCACGAAAATAACCGGCTATCTATCCTGCCCGAGATGCCAGACCAGGCTCGCAGGCCACAGTCTTCCTCAGATGCCATGCACAGGGATaggggagaggagggcgGACCGTCGACGAACGGGAACACGAATGGTTTTGCAGCTGGAGAAAGTCTTTTGGATACCCAGGCGCCAGATATGCCATCTTCAAGCGCCACCAATGGTAATGTTAATGTagagcaacagcaacagcaattccaacagcagcagcaacaaccagAAGCAGCCGCTGTCAACCCGCCACCGTcccagcagagccagcaagAGCCTGTGTCTCCAACCtccaaggacgaggaggGCTTTACGATTAGAGCACCCATGAACGACCCCATCTCAGAAGCCCAGAGGGAGGCCGCCGCTGATGAGAACGATCAGCTGTTCAAGCTCAATATCCAGAACAAGCCAATCGAAGAGGAAGACCCCGAGGCGGCACAGGCCGCTCTCTCGAGCGTGGCCAACACGCTCAAGATGGGCTCCATCAACCGACGCTCCATGACGGTTCGAGGACGCCGCGACGTGCGCAACACCATTTATGCGCCGGTGTTGAACTTCCCGGAAAGCTACTCAGACAACGCCATTCCCGCCATGCCGGCAATCCCTTCATCTCCCCCTCGACCTCCGTCTTCTAGGCCGGCCGCCGTTGCTGCCCTTGCTTCCGAGGCCAGCGCCGCCTCTGACACGCAGTCTGTGCGGTCTGGAAACTCGCTGGGCAGCGCGCATCCAAAGCACCCTGAGCTGACGGCGCCGGGACTGAACGCATCCATTATCGAGACCGTCTCGGTTCTCTTTGAGGGCGGCGTGTTGAAGAGCACATCAGTTGCAGGCGAGATTGCCTTTGCTAACAATCCTACAGCAGATGCCGACTCTGCTAAGA CACATGAAACCATTCGCATCAACAACTTTGCCAACCTGGAACGCATCGGCCCCAACCGAATCTTTGTTCACAACGCATCTCCCGACCAGCCTGACCAGTTCGCTCTCGACCTTTCCCACATCTCCAAGACGGCGACTGCCTTTTCATACCGCGTCTTCGCAGACGAATCCGAGACCCCCTCTCTCGGCCAACACGCCCCTCTCCTGATCAACCCCGCGTGGAAGCCCCAAGGCGACAAGCTCGGCCTCCTTTTGCAGTATCAGCTCAACCCCGAGTGCAAGTGGACGGCCCCCGTGACACTGCACAACGTCGTCTTTGTGGTGTCGTACGAGGGCCGGGCGACGGGCGCCCAGACGAAGCCCAGCGGCACCCACCTGAAGGATAAGCACCTCGTGTACTGGCGACTGGGAGACGTGACCCTGACCGAGGTGACGCAAAAGATTGTCTGCCGCATTGTCGGCGCAGACGGTGTGGAGCCGCAGCCGGGCCACGTCGAAGCTCG gcTGGAGGCGGTGCCGAGCAAGGATGCCGTGGAGAGCGATCCGTTTGCAGACGAGAACCCTGCCAGCTCGAACCCGTCGCTCGTGGAGCCGACGTGGGTCGATGTACCTGTGACGAGGAAGCTTGTGAGCGGCAAATATGAGGGGAAATAA